CATCCTGAAGAACATTAACTGCTTATACTTTTAATGCCTTTTAACCgaatatagtttatttttgaaggTCTGATATAAAATATTACATGTCACTGTCTGTGACTGTGGGTGTCGTGCTGGTGGGCCTGCTGTACTCCTTCTGCTTAGCCTTCCAGTGGATTAATGGTTGGCCTGACAAGCCTGGATATAAGAAGTACATAGAAGCTCTAAAACCAAGGTGACTTTTAAAAGACTTTAGATgggttctttatttatttattttgtcccaCTCATTGAGAAGAGTGTGTTTCAAATCTTAATTAACATGTTCGGCCTCTCGATCAGGCGAATATACGGTCTGACCCTCGCTACACTGGATCTTCTCAAATACCTGCAGTATGGGAGACTTTACTTTCAGCTGAGGTCATGGTATGAAGATGAGAGGAACCTCAAGTATTATGAAAAGGTGTGTTAAGGATAACATGCTGAGAAACTTGCTGCCTGTTTTCcagattattatttatattggtGTCAATAATCAGTTTGACTGTGTGGACACTTAATAGGGCATCACTTTTGGGCGCAGAGGCAACAAGCTGGACTTGTACCACCCTCCAAATGCAGGAAAAGCAGAAGATATGAAATCACCGGTGGTAGTATTTATCTATGGAGGTGCTTGGAGCACAGGAGAAAGGTCCACTTACTGTTTACTGGGCAGGCAGATGGCTGAAGAACTGAAAGCAACAGTAATCTGTCCTGATTACTGCACATATCCAAAGGTGAGAGCTTTAGGACAGCACACTAATCCTAAGGATGTTATGACTGATAATATTTTTATCTCACATGTAGCATATGTATGTGAGTTGGTGAACTGCACTGAGGAAAATTACACggcaaataaatataaattaaaaaattaaacttgTTTCTAATCTGACTGTTTGCAGGGGAATGTTTTAGGAATGGTCCAAGATATCACTGACTGCTTGATCTGGGCCCACCAGAATGGAGAGAAGTTCAACTTTGACAAAGTAAGACACTGCAGTATTCTTTAAGTCTTCTTTAGAAAATGAATAATACCTCTGTGCAAGGTAAGCAAAGACTCCTGGTATCCTGAACTGCTGTTTGGTGCATGAGCACAGACAGCAGTCAGAGCCTTGCTCTCCGAGA
This sequence is a window from Archocentrus centrarchus isolate MPI-CPG fArcCen1 chromosome 9, fArcCen1, whole genome shotgun sequence. Protein-coding genes within it:
- the LOC115786225 gene encoding probable isoprenylcysteine alpha-carbonyl methylesterase ICME, which codes for MSDIKYYMSLSVTVGVVLVGLLYSFCLAFQWINGWPDKPGYKKYIEALKPRRIYGLTLATLDLLKYLQYGRLYFQLRSWYEDERNLKYYEKGITFGRRGNKLDLYHPPNAGKAEDMKSPVVVFIYGGAWSTGERSTYCLLGRQMAEELKATVICPDYCTYPKGNVLGMVQDITDCLIWAHQNGEKFNFDKDNIVLVGHSAGAHLCTLVTLFLVGTREELLIESNKCQDILLSIRGIIGLSGVYNIVDHYEHEQKRAVEYVSPMHKAMNGVENFPYYSPAHVLKKLRQDKVNRLPPFVLLHGTNDIMVPVQSTTRFSELLTSRSAKVSLYVLPGVSHTEILTDLMVSDRRLYHPIYRYIKQEYRKLLSTC